Proteins encoded within one genomic window of uncultured Sphingopyxis sp.:
- a CDS encoding CCA tRNA nucleotidyltransferase, which yields MTRLPAADWRERPGLRRIVAALTADGGAVKAVGGAVRDTLLGLPVADIDLATPLLPEEVRRRLEAVDIKIIPTGIAHGTVTAIASGDHHEITTLRRDVATDGRRATIAFADDWRDDAARRDFTINALYADPGTGEIDDWFGGLADLAAGRVAFIGDAATRIAEDHLRILRFYRFAARFGRGDLDPASHAAVVTARQSLKSLSRERIADELLKILALPDPRAIVGRMAADGIFEVLLPELDAGFAAALDRLIANERAAAATIAPLRRLAALLLADAGVAEQVASRLRLSTRQRKHLAALGGHRADVARPIRQLAHAIGIEAARDVHLLAGDPAAVEALSGWAVPQLPLKGGDIVARGVAAGPEVARILKAVEAQWVAEDFPDAARVARLVDQKIGRTSD from the coding sequence GTGACGCGGCTTCCCGCCGCCGATTGGCGCGAGCGGCCGGGGCTGCGCCGGATCGTCGCCGCGCTGACCGCCGATGGCGGCGCGGTCAAGGCCGTCGGCGGCGCGGTGCGCGACACTTTGCTCGGCCTGCCCGTCGCCGACATCGATCTCGCGACTCCCCTCTTGCCCGAGGAGGTCAGGCGGCGGCTGGAGGCCGTCGACATCAAGATCATCCCGACGGGTATCGCGCACGGCACCGTCACCGCGATCGCCAGCGGCGACCATCACGAGATCACGACGTTGCGCCGCGACGTCGCGACCGACGGGCGCCGCGCGACGATCGCCTTTGCCGACGACTGGCGCGACGACGCCGCGCGCCGCGACTTCACGATCAACGCGCTCTATGCCGATCCCGGCACGGGGGAGATCGACGACTGGTTCGGCGGGCTCGCCGATCTCGCGGCGGGGCGGGTGGCCTTCATCGGCGACGCCGCGACGCGCATCGCCGAGGATCATCTGCGCATCCTGCGCTTCTATCGCTTCGCGGCGCGCTTCGGGCGCGGCGACCTCGATCCCGCCAGCCACGCCGCGGTGGTGACCGCGCGCCAGTCGCTCAAAAGCCTGTCGCGCGAGCGCATCGCCGACGAACTGCTCAAGATCCTCGCGCTTCCCGACCCGCGCGCGATCGTCGGCCGGATGGCGGCTGACGGTATTTTCGAAGTGCTGCTCCCCGAACTCGATGCCGGTTTCGCGGCCGCGCTCGACCGGCTTATCGCCAACGAACGCGCGGCGGCCGCCACCATCGCACCGCTCCGCCGCCTCGCGGCGCTGCTGCTGGCCGATGCCGGCGTCGCCGAGCAGGTCGCGAGCCGGCTCCGTCTCTCGACGCGGCAGCGCAAGCATCTGGCCGCGCTCGGCGGCCACCGCGCCGACGTCGCGCGCCCGATCCGTCAGCTCGCGCACGCGATCGGTATCGAGGCGGCGCGCGACGTCCACCTCCTCGCCGGCGATCCCGCCGCCGTCGAAGCCTTGTCGGGCTGGGCGGTTCCGCAGCTTCCGCTGAAGGGCGGCGACATCGTGGCGCGCGGGGTCGCCGCCGGACCCGAAGTCGCGCGCATCCTGAAAGCGGTCGAAGCGCAATGGGTGGCCGAGGATTTTCCGGACGCGGCGCGCGTGGCGCGGCTCGTCGATCAGAAGATCGGCCGCACCAGCGACTGA
- a CDS encoding L,D-transpeptidase family protein — translation MILQPDKVKDDAPVVAVRIEMPSWSEENATALLSFIETVGDEGLFAKDYNPDGLAAAILGSDQAALDKVATDSFLLLATHLRDGRTPNAARKQWFMTDSDGDSEPLLSLLTAALGAGAVPETLASLDPVHPDFAVLKASLKTAKTPAAANAIRVNMERWRWMPRDLGERYVVSNVPEYLTRVVHGGTIIATHKAVVGKSSTPTPQLNPMATGIIVNPTWTLPRSIINEGIGATIANNPASARRQGYTWTGKGKTLSVVQQPGANNALGVMKMEMLNEHAIYLHDTPSKGAFNAAARAFSHGCIRTERALHFSGLMAVMFAGKSPEEFGEAIASGKTTRFGFDEPFPVYVAYWTMVPDGKGGVKKLADIYGRDAPVVASFAKPGRPTATIIAPEPPPVVPTIPTAARVTTPATSGIY, via the coding sequence GTGATCCTCCAGCCCGACAAGGTGAAGGATGACGCCCCCGTCGTCGCGGTGCGGATCGAGATGCCGAGCTGGTCGGAGGAGAATGCGACCGCGCTTCTGAGCTTCATCGAAACGGTCGGCGACGAGGGCCTGTTCGCGAAGGATTACAATCCCGACGGCCTCGCCGCCGCGATCCTCGGCAGCGATCAGGCGGCGCTCGACAAGGTCGCGACCGACAGCTTCCTGCTGCTCGCGACGCACCTGCGCGACGGGCGCACGCCCAATGCCGCGCGCAAGCAATGGTTCATGACCGACAGCGACGGCGACAGCGAACCTTTGCTGTCGCTGCTCACCGCCGCGCTCGGCGCGGGCGCGGTGCCCGAAACACTCGCCAGCCTCGACCCCGTGCATCCCGATTTCGCGGTGCTCAAGGCGTCGCTCAAGACGGCGAAAACGCCCGCGGCGGCCAATGCGATCCGCGTCAACATGGAGCGCTGGCGCTGGATGCCGCGCGACCTGGGCGAACGCTATGTCGTCAGCAACGTCCCCGAATATCTGACCCGCGTCGTCCACGGCGGGACGATCATCGCGACGCACAAGGCCGTCGTCGGCAAAAGTTCGACCCCGACGCCGCAGCTCAATCCGATGGCGACCGGGATCATCGTCAACCCGACCTGGACATTGCCGCGCAGCATCATCAACGAGGGCATCGGCGCGACGATCGCGAATAACCCCGCCTCGGCGCGGCGCCAGGGTTACACCTGGACCGGCAAGGGCAAGACGCTGTCGGTGGTGCAGCAGCCGGGGGCGAACAATGCGCTGGGCGTGATGAAGATGGAAATGCTCAACGAGCATGCGATCTATCTTCACGATACCCCCTCGAAGGGCGCGTTCAACGCCGCCGCGCGCGCGTTCAGCCACGGCTGCATCCGCACCGAGCGCGCGCTGCACTTCTCGGGCCTGATGGCGGTGATGTTCGCAGGCAAAAGTCCCGAGGAATTCGGCGAGGCGATCGCGAGCGGCAAGACGACGCGCTTCGGCTTCGACGAGCCCTTCCCCGTCTATGTCGCCTATTGGACGATGGTTCCCGACGGCAAGGGCGGGGTGAAGAAGCTCGCCGACATCTATGGCCGCGACGCGCCGGTGGTGGCGAGCTTCGCCAAGCCCGGCCGCCCCACCGCGACGATCATCGCGCCCGAACCGCCGCCGGTCGTCCCGACGATCCCCACCGCCGCACGCGTGACGACGCCGGCGACGAGCGGGATTTATTGA
- the arsC gene encoding arsenate reductase (glutaredoxin) (This arsenate reductase requires both glutathione and glutaredoxin to convert arsenate to arsenite, after which the efflux transporter formed by ArsA and ArsB can extrude the arsenite from the cell, providing resistance.): MKATIWHNPACGTSRKTLAILEETPGVELTVVEYLKNPYSADKLRQLFRDAGIAARDALRLRGTDAEERGLKDASEDEIIAAMAANPAYVERPIVETGKGVRLCRPQDVVREIV; encoded by the coding sequence ATGAAAGCGACCATCTGGCACAACCCCGCATGCGGCACCTCGCGCAAGACGCTGGCGATTCTCGAAGAGACCCCGGGCGTCGAGCTGACCGTCGTCGAATATCTCAAAAATCCCTATAGCGCCGACAAGCTGCGCCAGCTGTTCCGCGATGCCGGCATAGCCGCCCGCGACGCGCTGCGCCTGCGCGGCACCGATGCCGAAGAGCGCGGCCTGAAGGACGCGAGCGAGGACGAGATCATCGCCGCGATGGCCGCCAACCCCGCCTATGTCGAACGCCCGATCGTCGAGACCGGCAAGGGCGTGCGGCTGTGCCGCCCGCAGGATGTGGTGCGGGAGATAGTTTGA
- a CDS encoding murein L,D-transpeptidase catalytic domain family protein, whose protein sequence is MNELIDRRRLLAGIAGAGALAAIPARAQLPNWVQQPAAPLPPPVDYLAVAKKQLAMQARNIPQTDRVGVVDFGLPSSRPRFALVDMVAGRIDMFPVTHGRGSDPQHDGWLKSFSNRVGSLATSRGAYRTSDYYWGANGSSMRLAGLEPDNYTADQRAIVVHGAWYADPALIATQGKLGRSEGCFVFGEELLPQILYKLGPGRLLFADRLSAHPPMPAPFQLPPADPLPGTENLRRASTFTGTLPTTAD, encoded by the coding sequence GTGAATGAATTGATCGATCGCAGAAGGCTGCTCGCCGGGATCGCGGGAGCGGGGGCGCTGGCCGCCATTCCGGCGCGGGCGCAGCTTCCGAACTGGGTCCAGCAGCCGGCGGCGCCCTTGCCGCCGCCGGTCGACTATCTCGCCGTGGCGAAGAAGCAGCTTGCGATGCAGGCGCGCAATATCCCGCAGACCGACCGCGTCGGCGTCGTCGATTTCGGTCTGCCCTCGTCGCGCCCGCGTTTTGCGCTCGTCGATATGGTCGCGGGCAGGATCGACATGTTCCCGGTGACGCACGGCCGCGGATCGGACCCGCAGCACGACGGCTGGCTCAAGAGCTTTTCGAACCGCGTCGGCAGCCTCGCGACCTCGCGCGGCGCCTATCGCACCAGCGACTATTATTGGGGCGCGAACGGATCTTCGATGCGGCTCGCGGGGCTCGAACCCGACAATTATACCGCCGACCAGCGCGCGATCGTCGTGCACGGCGCTTGGTACGCCGACCCGGCGCTGATCGCGACGCAGGGCAAGCTCGGGCGCAGCGAAGGCTGTTTCGTGTTCGGCGAAGAGCTGCTGCCGCAGATTCTCTACAAGCTCGGGCCCGGCCGGCTGCTGTTCGCCGACCGCCTGAGCGCGCATCCGCCGATGCCGGCGCCCTTCCAGCTGCCGCCCGCCGACCCGCTGCCGGGAACCGAAAATCTGCGGCGCGCGAGCACGTTCACCGGGACGCTGCCGACGACGGCGGATTAA
- a CDS encoding EAL domain-containing protein, with the protein MPIDRTGEDRPLLFVGWIDALPVPAALIRPMARGNFRLHASNAAFDRLGLSPVGADAPIELLRAIERASQYPEESQEFSCQLGEGPAARDLRGSIGPLPTESGDDELFLLTLIDRTQEMMTERNLRRELVSDSLTGLPNRAGFEELVEQRGRTDGPGGDHAILLLDLARFSRINEHIGPMAGDELIITVARRLKSSLRTGDILARTGGDEFAISTRIAGGRADVREMARRIRGCFDHPFRIGELKVSVDCALGCAIQPGHDTDIADQIRHAQIALKRAKQTDRIEIYEPEAAMLSDNRFGLETELRNAIEEDRLHLAFQPLIELSSGRVAGFEALARWDNSSGHAVPPTEFIPIAEDSGLIVPLGQWAIGKAAAVLAEWDRLNGGEVVDAYFSVNVSAIQLVRDDVAGVVRQALEKHKIGGERLMIELTESAIIGDPDLALSVLSELKALDARVAMDDFGTGYSNLAYLQRLPIDVLKIDRSFVEHMVDDRDKVAIVRTIQSLAEVLGMKTTAEGVETTDQARLLSALGCDFGQGFLFARPMDGTAALDYWRQSLVRPIF; encoded by the coding sequence ATGCCTATTGATCGAACCGGCGAAGACCGGCCCTTGTTGTTCGTCGGCTGGATCGACGCGTTGCCCGTTCCGGCCGCGCTGATCAGACCGATGGCGCGCGGCAATTTCCGGCTTCATGCGAGCAACGCCGCCTTCGACCGGCTCGGCCTGTCGCCCGTCGGCGCCGACGCGCCGATCGAACTGCTGCGCGCGATCGAGCGCGCCTCCCAATATCCCGAGGAATCGCAAGAATTCTCGTGCCAGCTCGGCGAAGGGCCGGCGGCGCGCGACCTGCGCGGCTCGATCGGCCCGCTGCCGACCGAATCGGGCGACGACGAGCTGTTCCTGCTGACGCTGATCGACCGGACGCAGGAGATGATGACCGAGCGCAATCTGCGCCGCGAACTCGTCTCCGACAGCCTCACCGGGCTTCCAAACCGCGCCGGATTCGAGGAACTGGTCGAACAGCGCGGCCGCACCGACGGTCCGGGCGGCGACCATGCGATCCTGCTGCTCGACCTTGCCCGGTTCAGCCGCATCAACGAACATATCGGCCCGATGGCGGGTGACGAGCTGATCATCACCGTGGCGCGGCGGTTGAAATCGAGCCTGCGCACCGGCGACATATTGGCGCGCACCGGCGGCGACGAATTCGCCATTTCGACCCGCATCGCGGGCGGGCGCGCCGATGTGCGCGAAATGGCGCGGCGCATTCGTGGCTGCTTCGATCATCCGTTCCGCATCGGCGAATTGAAAGTCAGCGTCGATTGCGCGCTCGGCTGCGCGATTCAGCCCGGACATGACACCGATATCGCCGACCAGATCCGCCACGCGCAGATCGCGCTCAAGCGCGCGAAGCAGACCGACCGCATCGAAATCTACGAACCCGAAGCCGCGATGCTCTCGGACAATCGCTTCGGGCTCGAGACCGAGCTGCGCAACGCGATCGAGGAGGACCGGCTCCACCTCGCCTTCCAGCCGCTGATCGAGCTGTCGAGCGGCCGCGTCGCGGGTTTCGAGGCGCTCGCGCGCTGGGACAACAGCAGCGGCCATGCGGTGCCGCCGACCGAATTCATCCCGATCGCCGAGGATTCGGGACTGATCGTCCCGCTCGGCCAATGGGCGATCGGCAAGGCGGCGGCGGTGCTCGCCGAATGGGACCGGCTGAACGGCGGCGAAGTCGTCGATGCCTATTTCTCGGTCAATGTCTCGGCGATCCAGCTGGTGCGCGACGATGTCGCCGGGGTCGTCCGCCAGGCGCTCGAAAAGCACAAGATCGGCGGCGAACGGCTGATGATCGAACTCACCGAAAGCGCGATCATCGGCGACCCCGACCTCGCGTTGTCGGTGCTGAGCGAGCTGAAGGCGCTCGACGCGCGCGTCGCGATGGACGATTTCGGCACCGGCTATTCGAACCTCGCCTATCTCCAGCGCCTGCCGATCGACGTGCTCAAGATCGACCGCAGCTTCGTCGAGCATATGGTCGACGACCGCGACAAGGTGGCGATCGTCCGCACGATCCAGAGTCTCGCCGAAGTGCTGGGGATGAAAACGACCGCCGAGGGGGTCGAGACGACCGACCAGGCGCGGCTGCTGTCGGCGCTCGGCTGCGATTTCGGGCAGGGTTTCCTATTCGCACGGCCGATGGATGGCACGGCGGCGCTCGATTATTGGCGTCAGTCGCTGGTGCGGCCGATCTTCTGA
- the recF gene encoding DNA replication/repair protein RecF — protein MTLTRLSLTDFRNHAAADMAAGPGLVALHGDNGAGKTNILEAISLLAPGRGLRRAPLADMVRDGAGGGFAVFAEVQAGADLPPVALGTGMEPAQPGRRVVRINGAPAAATALGEWLAVLWLTPAMDRLFVEAAGNRRRFLDRLVLALDPRHAQHGNRYEAALRARGKLLADPAAADPQWLASLEAQLAEHGAAIDAARQTMLASLSAELAGQPDAPFARPLLMLVDSDGTARAAPYEADALKALFASRRRIDAAAGRATAGPHRDDLDAVHAATGRAAARCSTGEQKAMLLSLILAHSDCVARARGQRPVLLLDEVAAHLDPSRRAALYERLAGQGGQAWLTGTEAALFDDMPGPVTRFRIEGGRIAAG, from the coding sequence ATGACGCTGACCCGCCTATCGCTGACCGATTTTCGCAATCATGCCGCCGCCGACATGGCGGCCGGGCCGGGGCTCGTCGCGCTGCACGGCGACAATGGCGCGGGCAAGACGAATATATTGGAGGCGATCTCGCTGCTCGCGCCGGGGCGCGGGCTGCGCCGCGCGCCGCTGGCGGACATGGTGCGCGACGGGGCGGGCGGCGGCTTCGCCGTCTTTGCCGAGGTGCAGGCGGGCGCCGACCTGCCGCCGGTCGCGCTGGGGACGGGGATGGAGCCCGCGCAGCCGGGCCGGCGGGTCGTGCGCATCAACGGCGCGCCCGCCGCGGCGACCGCGCTCGGCGAATGGCTGGCGGTGCTGTGGCTGACCCCCGCGATGGACCGGCTGTTCGTCGAGGCCGCAGGGAACCGGCGGCGCTTCCTCGACCGGCTCGTGCTCGCGCTCGACCCGCGCCACGCGCAGCACGGTAACCGCTACGAAGCCGCGCTGCGGGCGCGCGGCAAGCTGCTCGCCGATCCCGCCGCCGCCGACCCGCAATGGCTGGCGAGCCTCGAAGCGCAGCTCGCCGAGCATGGCGCGGCGATCGATGCGGCGCGGCAGACGATGCTCGCGAGCCTGTCCGCCGAGCTCGCGGGCCAGCCCGATGCGCCCTTCGCCCGCCCGCTGCTGATGCTCGTCGACAGCGACGGGACGGCGCGTGCGGCGCCATACGAAGCCGATGCACTCAAGGCGCTGTTCGCATCGCGCCGGCGGATCGACGCCGCCGCGGGCCGCGCGACCGCCGGGCCGCACCGCGACGACCTCGACGCCGTCCATGCCGCGACGGGCCGCGCGGCGGCGCGCTGCTCGACCGGCGAGCAAAAGGCGATGCTGCTCTCGCTGATCCTCGCGCACAGCGACTGCGTCGCGCGCGCGCGCGGGCAGCGCCCGGTGCTTTTGCTGGACGAGGTCGCCGCGCATCTCGACCCCTCGCGCCGCGCCGCGCTCTACGAGCGGCTTGCGGGGCAGGGCGGGCAGGCGTGGCTCACGGGGACCGAGGCGGCGCTGTTCGACGACATGCCGGGGCCGGTGACGCGCTTCCGGATCGAAGGCGGGCGGATCGCGGCGGGGTAG
- the accC gene encoding acetyl-CoA carboxylase biotin carboxylase subunit, which yields MTIEKLLIANRGEIALRIHRACHEMGIKTVAVHSTADTDAMHVRLADEAVCIGPPSAKDSYLNIPAIISAAEITGADAIHPGYGFLSENERFAEIIEAHDMIFVGPKPEHIRTMGDKVEAKRTAVALGLPVVPGSPGAVTFSEETKKLAKDIGYPVLIKAASGGGGRGMKVVPDEDSLESLMGQASSEAAAAFGDPTVYMEKYLGNPRHIEFQVFGDGNGNAIHLGERDCSLQRRHQKVLEEAPSPIISAEERARMGGICADAMAKMGYRGAGTIEFLWENGEFFFIEMNTRIQVEHPVTEMITGFDLVREQIRIAGGAGLSVKQEDLEFRGHSMECRINAEDPRSFLPSPGKVTNYHAAGGMHVRVDSGLYAGYSIPPYYDSMIGKLIVYGRSRESCMMRMRRALEEMVIGGVKTNIPLHQALLADPDVIHGDYTIKWLEEWLARQDEEAGA from the coding sequence ATGACCATTGAAAAGCTCCTGATCGCGAACCGCGGCGAGATCGCGCTGCGCATCCACCGCGCGTGCCACGAAATGGGCATCAAGACGGTCGCGGTCCATTCGACCGCCGACACCGACGCAATGCACGTCCGCCTCGCCGACGAGGCGGTGTGCATCGGCCCGCCCTCCGCCAAAGACAGCTATCTCAACATCCCCGCGATCATCTCGGCCGCCGAGATCACCGGCGCCGACGCGATCCACCCCGGTTACGGCTTCCTCTCCGAAAACGAGCGTTTCGCCGAGATCATCGAAGCGCACGACATGATCTTCGTCGGGCCAAAGCCCGAGCATATCCGCACGATGGGCGACAAGGTCGAGGCGAAGCGCACCGCGGTGGCGCTCGGCCTCCCCGTCGTCCCGGGCTCGCCCGGCGCGGTGACCTTCAGCGAGGAAACCAAAAAGCTCGCGAAGGACATCGGCTATCCGGTGCTGATCAAGGCCGCCTCGGGCGGCGGCGGGCGCGGCATGAAGGTCGTTCCCGACGAGGACAGCCTCGAAAGCCTGATGGGACAGGCTTCGTCTGAAGCGGCGGCCGCCTTCGGCGATCCGACCGTCTATATGGAAAAATATCTCGGCAATCCGCGCCACATCGAATTTCAGGTTTTCGGCGACGGCAACGGCAATGCGATCCACCTCGGCGAGCGCGACTGCTCGCTCCAGCGGCGGCACCAGAAGGTGCTCGAGGAAGCTCCCTCGCCGATCATCTCGGCCGAGGAGCGTGCGCGCATGGGCGGCATCTGCGCCGACGCGATGGCGAAGATGGGCTATCGCGGCGCGGGCACGATCGAATTCCTGTGGGAAAATGGCGAATTCTTCTTCATCGAGATGAACACGCGCATCCAGGTCGAGCATCCGGTGACCGAGATGATCACCGGTTTCGACCTCGTCCGCGAACAGATCCGCATCGCGGGCGGCGCGGGCTTGTCGGTGAAACAGGAAGACCTCGAATTCCGCGGCCATTCGATGGAATGCCGCATCAATGCCGAGGACCCGCGCAGCTTCCTGCCCTCGCCGGGCAAGGTGACGAACTATCACGCCGCGGGCGGCATGCACGTCCGCGTCGATAGCGGGCTCTATGCCGGCTATTCGATCCCGCCCTATTACGACAGCATGATCGGCAAGCTGATCGTCTATGGCCGCAGCCGCGAAAGCTGCATGATGCGGATGCGCCGCGCGCTCGAGGAAATGGTGATCGGCGGCGTCAAGACGAACATCCCGCTCCATCAGGCCCTGCTCGCCGACCCCGACGTCATCCACGGCGACTATACGATCAAATGGCTGGAGGAATGGCTGGCGCGGCAGGATGAAGAGGCCGGAGCCTAA
- the parC gene encoding DNA topoisomerase IV subunit A produces MASTTDDLPPSEPPNPPGDSIDTPFDSALSERYLVYALSTITARSLPDLRDGLKPVHRRLLWAMRAMRLDPSQGYKKSARVVGDVIGKFHPHGDTAVYDAMVRLAQDFSLRYPLVDGQGNFGNIDGDNAAAYRYTEARLTRVAINLMQGLDEGTVDFRPTYNGEDEEPEIMPGLFPNLLANGASGIAVGMATNIPPHNAAEVIGAALLLIENQNAELSELLEHVKGPDFPTGGIVVDSPETIFHAYETGRGGFRVRARFSTGKGADGSWEDSGIEKLSGGTWQLVISEIPYGVAKGKLIEQIAQLIADKKLPILEDVRDESAEDLRIVLEPKSRNVDPEVLKESLFRLTDLESRFALNLNVLDATRTPKVMGLKQLLTEWLQHQIIVLVRRAQHRIAKIDDRLELVAGYIIAFLNLDRIIEIIRTEDEPKPVMIAEFTLTDRQAEAILNMRLRSLRKLEEMELKREQADLTAEREELAKLVESPRMQKTRLRKDLEKLRTVYGLETTLGARRTTIAEAAPTREIPLDAMIEKEPVTVILSKRGWIRAQRGHVAADQWGDFKFKEGDELLFAAHAQTTDKLLIAASDGRFFTVGADKLPGGRGFGEPLRLMVDIDPEARIVAMIPASAEGRLLLASTSGHGFVVQMSEVVAETRKGRSVVNLKPKAALAVVRPVAPGDDSVAAVGENRKLVVFPLAEVPVMARGQGVMLQRYRDGGLSDAVSFAFAEGLSWAMGGDTGRTRTETDLAPWRVARGAAGRMPPTGFPRNNRFG; encoded by the coding sequence ATGGCTAGTACGACAGACGATCTTCCCCCTTCCGAGCCCCCAAATCCCCCGGGTGACAGCATTGATACCCCGTTCGACAGCGCGCTGTCCGAACGCTATCTCGTCTATGCGCTGTCGACGATCACCGCGCGCTCGCTGCCCGACCTGCGCGACGGGCTGAAGCCCGTCCACCGCCGCCTCTTGTGGGCGATGCGCGCGATGCGGCTCGACCCGTCGCAGGGCTACAAGAAGTCGGCGCGCGTCGTCGGCGACGTCATCGGCAAATTCCACCCGCACGGCGACACCGCGGTCTATGACGCAATGGTGCGCCTCGCGCAGGATTTCTCGCTCCGCTATCCGCTCGTCGACGGGCAGGGCAATTTCGGCAATATCGACGGCGATAACGCCGCCGCCTATCGCTATACCGAGGCGCGGCTGACGCGCGTCGCGATCAACCTGATGCAGGGGCTCGACGAGGGCACGGTCGATTTCCGCCCGACCTATAATGGCGAGGACGAAGAGCCCGAGATCATGCCGGGGCTGTTCCCGAACCTGCTCGCCAATGGCGCGAGCGGGATCGCGGTCGGCATGGCGACGAACATCCCGCCGCACAATGCCGCCGAGGTGATCGGCGCCGCGCTGCTGCTGATCGAGAATCAGAACGCCGAACTGTCCGAGCTGCTCGAACATGTGAAGGGGCCCGATTTCCCGACCGGCGGCATCGTCGTCGACAGCCCCGAGACGATCTTCCATGCCTATGAAACCGGGCGCGGCGGCTTCCGCGTCCGCGCGCGTTTTTCGACCGGCAAGGGTGCCGACGGCAGCTGGGAAGACAGCGGAATCGAAAAATTGTCGGGCGGCACCTGGCAGCTCGTCATCAGCGAAATTCCTTACGGCGTCGCCAAGGGCAAGCTGATCGAACAGATCGCGCAGCTGATCGCCGACAAGAAGCTCCCGATCCTCGAAGACGTCCGCGACGAAAGCGCCGAGGATCTGCGCATCGTCCTCGAACCCAAGAGCCGCAACGTTGACCCCGAGGTGCTGAAGGAGAGCCTGTTCCGGCTCACCGACCTCGAAAGCCGCTTCGCGCTCAACCTCAACGTCCTCGATGCGACGCGCACGCCGAAGGTGATGGGGCTGAAACAACTGCTCACCGAATGGCTGCAGCACCAGATCATCGTGCTCGTCCGCCGCGCGCAGCACCGGATCGCGAAGATCGACGACCGGCTCGAACTCGTCGCGGGCTATATCATCGCTTTCCTGAACCTCGACCGGATCATCGAGATCATCCGCACCGAGGATGAGCCGAAGCCGGTGATGATCGCGGAATTCACCCTGACCGACCGGCAGGCCGAAGCGATCCTCAACATGCGCCTGCGCTCGCTTCGCAAGCTCGAGGAAATGGAGCTGAAGCGCGAGCAGGCCGACCTGACCGCCGAGCGCGAGGAGCTGGCGAAGCTCGTCGAAAGCCCGCGCATGCAGAAGACGCGGCTGCGCAAGGACCTCGAAAAGCTGCGCACCGTCTATGGGCTCGAAACCACGCTCGGCGCACGGCGCACGACGATCGCCGAGGCAGCGCCGACGCGCGAAATCCCGCTCGACGCGATGATCGAGAAGGAGCCGGTGACGGTGATCCTGTCGAAGCGCGGCTGGATCCGGGCGCAGCGCGGCCATGTCGCGGCGGATCAATGGGGCGATTTCAAGTTCAAGGAAGGCGACGAACTGCTCTTCGCCGCGCACGCGCAGACGACCGACAAGCTGCTGATCGCGGCGAGCGACGGGCGCTTCTTCACCGTCGGCGCCGACAAATTGCCCGGCGGCCGCGGCTTCGGCGAGCCGCTGCGCCTGATGGTCGATATCGACCCGGAGGCGCGAATCGTCGCGATGATCCCCGCGAGCGCCGAGGGCCGCCTTCTGCTCGCCTCGACGAGCGGCCACGGCTTCGTCGTCCAGATGAGCGAGGTGGTCGCCGAGACGCGCAAGGGCCGCAGCGTCGTCAATCTGAAACCCAAGGCGGCGCTCGCCGTCGTGCGGCCGGTCGCGCCGGGCGATGACAGCGTCGCGGCGGTCGGCGAAAATCGCAAGCTCGTCGTTTTCCCGCTCGCCGAAGTGCCGGTGATGGCGCGCGGCCAGGGCGTGATGCTGCAACGCTATCGCGACGGCGGGCTGTCCGACGCCGTCAGCTTCGCCTTTGCCGAGGGGTTGAGCTGGGCGATGGGCGGCGATACCGGCCGCACGCGCACCGAAACCGACCTCGCCCCCTGGCGCGTCGCGCGCGGTGCGGCGGGCCGCATGCCGCCGACGGGTTTTCCGCGGAACAATCGCTTTGGCTGA
- a CDS encoding PspC domain-containing protein: MNQGFRKNRRNGMIFGVCAGMADQFGIDVLWTRIAFVALTLLGFGLPLLLYLAVAILAP; the protein is encoded by the coding sequence ATGAACCAGGGTTTTCGCAAGAATCGCCGTAACGGGATGATCTTCGGCGTCTGCGCCGGGATGGCGGACCAGTTCGGCATCGATGTCTTGTGGACGCGCATCGCCTTTGTCGCCCTGACGCTCTTGGGCTTCGGCCTGCCTCTGCTGCTGTATCTCGCCGTCGCGATCCTCGCGCCATAG